Proteins encoded together in one Canis lupus familiaris isolate Mischka breed German Shepherd chromosome 25, alternate assembly UU_Cfam_GSD_1.0, whole genome shotgun sequence window:
- the LOC119865820 gene encoding uncharacterized protein LOC119865820 isoform X1, protein MTVAAASRSWGGGSCSAPLPWPQMASEPLPLSGKVSWRRAPREYTPVGPRRRALWPREACIPRGLPQPRCPPQGRHNCVSTPPHAGNRPSALRQGHGQASCPFTRWTATQWWKEQVPETRAVEGTSTVRPLSRRRAAGSQPNPVYVACAARTCRVGFESASQTREASGAEAARVRRGQRSRERQGAVHEETQFLDLSSSPPRGDSRGAPARCQSASEAQKRAYAVDEIASRLPGGDPSGRDTRPARQAALGWGLPGRGSLAGAALLLAPPSWPQFSDPLRLAPATCRRPAATAWHLGSPGWAWVLCPGAVPVAPWG, encoded by the exons ATGACGGTCGCAGCAGCAAGcaggagctggggcggggggtcGTGCAGCGCGCCCCTCCCGTGGCCTCAGATGGCCTCtgagcccctccccctctctgggAAAGTAAGCTGGCGCCGGGCCCCCCGAGAATACACCCCTGTTGGCCCGCGGCGGCGAGCTCTGTGGCCCAGGGAGGCGTGCATTCCCCGCGGGCTGCCCCAGCCCCGGTGTCCTCCACAAGGGAGGCACAATTGCGTGTCCACACCCCCCCACGCTGGGAACAGACCCAGTGCCCTTAGACAAGGGCATGGACAAGCCAGCTGTCCGTTCACACGGTGGACAGCCACCCAGTGGTGGAAGGAGCAAGTCCCCGAGACGCGCGCCGTGGAGGGAACCTCGACTGTCAGGCCTCTGAGCCGGAGGCGTGCTGCAGGATCCCAACCCAATCCAG TGTACGTGGCGTGTGCAGCGCGCACCTGCCGAGTGGGCTTCGAGTCTGCAAGCCAGACACGGGAGGCGAGTGGTGCGGAGGCGGCCCGGGTCAGGCGGGGGCAGCGGAGCCGAGAGCGACAGGGAGCTGTTCACGAGGAGACACAGTTTCTGgatctttcctcttctcctccacgTGGTGACTCTCGGGGGGCTCCCGCGCGATGCCAGTCAGCTTCCGAGGCACAGAAACGCGCATACGCGGTGGACGAGATCGCATCTCGCCTTCCAGGGGGAGACCCGTCTGGGAGAGACACGCGTCCAGCGCGCCAGGCTGCGCTCGG GTGGGGTCTCCCGGGGCGGGGGAGCCTcgccggggctgccctgctcctcGCTCCACCTTCTTGGCCCCAGTTCTCAGACCCGTTACGCCTCGCACCTGCCACCTGCCGCCGCCCTGCAGCCACTGCCTGGCATCTTGGGTCCCCAGGGTGGGCCTGGGTGCTGTGCCCGGGTGCTGTGCCTGTGGCCCCGTGGGGATGA